The Streptomyces sp. NBC_01298 genome contains the following window.
AACGATCACCCCTTCTTGCAGAAACTTCCCGCAAGGTCTTTCGGTCGGCTTTCAGGCTTGTTACGTTCTCGGCAACTCGGGACGCGAGGCGCGGCCGGGATCATCGAAGGAGTTCATATGCGGCGTGGCATAGCGGCCACCGCGCTGGTCGCGGCTCTGGCGCTCGCGGCGACGGCTTGCGGCGGTGACACCAAGGACGGCGGCAACAGCGGCGCCAAGGCCGACGGGGAGCTCTCCGGCACGGTCACGTGGTGGGACACCTCGAACGACGCCGAGAAGGCGTCCTTCCAGAAGCTCGCCGAGGCGTTCACCGCCAAGCACCCCAAGGTGACCGTCAAGTACGTCAACGTCCCCTACGGCGACGCGCAGAACAAGGTCAAGAACGCCTTCAGCAGCGGCTCCGAGGCCCCCGACGTGATCCGCGCCGACGTGGGCTGGGTCGCCGACTTCGCCTCCCTCGGCTACCTCGCCGAGGTCCCGGCCGACACGGCCAAGAAGGTCGACGCCGAGTTCCTGCCCCAGGCCGCCGCCAGCGGCAAGTACGAGGGCAAGACCTACGCCGTCCCGCAGGTCATCGACACCATGGGCCTCTTCTACAACAAGAAGATGCTCGCCGACGCCGGCGTCCAGCCCCCCAAGACGCTGGAAGAGGTGAAGACCGCCGCCGCGGCCATCAAGGCCAAGACCGGCAAGGCCGGCCTCTACCTGCGCGGCGACGACTCCTACTGGTTCCTCCCCCTCATCTACGGAGAGGGCGGCGACCTCGTCGACGCGAAGACCAAGACGGTCACCGTCGACAACGCGGCCGGTGTGAAGGCCTTCAAGGCCGCCCGCGACCTGGTCACCTCGGGTGCGGCGATCACCAACGCCACCGACGGCTGGACCAACATGCAGACCGCCTTCAAGTCGGGCGAGGCCGCGATGATGATCAACGGCCCCTGGGCCGTGGCCGACAGCTACGCGGGCGACCAGTTCAAGGACAAGGCCAACCTCGGCATCGCCGCGGTCCCGGCCGGCTCCGTCAAGGCGGGCGCCCCGCAGGGCGGCCACGACCTGGCCGTGTACGCGGGCTCCAAGAACATCGCCGCCGCGAACGCCTTCGTCGACTACATGACCTCGCAGGAGGTGCAGGTCCAGTCCGCCAAGGAGCTGAGCCTGCTCCCGACCCGGACGGCCGCCTACGAGCAGCCCGAGGTCAAGTCCAGCGAGATGGTGCAGTTCTTCAAGCCGGCCGTGGACAAGGCCGTCGAGCGCGCCTGGATCCCGGAGAACGGATCCCTCTTCGAGCCGCTCAAGGTCGAATACACCAAGGCGATCACCGGGGCGTCGAGCCCCGAGGACGCGGCCAAGGCGGCCGGCGCCGAATTCCGCAAGATCCTCAAGGGTTGGAAGTAGCGATAAAGATGGCTGCTCACACCAGCCAGTCGGTGGCGAAGGCCGCGGACGGCGAGACCGGTCCTGACGCCGGTTCCGCCGTCCGCGGCCGGAGCCGCAGGACTGACGGCAACGCCGGCGCCAAGGCCGGTGGCAAGTCCGGAGGAAGCAACCGCCCCGGGCTGAAGCGGGCCCTGGCCACCCACTGGTACGCCTGGGCCATGATCACCCCCGTGGTGCTCGTGCTCGGCGTGATCATCGGCTGGCCGCTCGTCCGCGGCGTCTACCTCTCGCTGACCGACGCCACCGAGCGCAACGTCGGCCGGACCATCGGCGTCAACCACATCGAGGCCACGTACCAGTTCATCGGCCTCGACAACTACGCCGAGGTCCTCGCCGACCCGGTGTTCCTGCAGCGGCTGGTGTGGACGGTGACGTGGACCGTCGCCTGCGTATCGGTCACCTTCGCGCTGGGCCTCGGCCTCGCCACCCTGCTCAACCGCGAGTTCAAGGGACGCGCCGCCTACCGGATGGCGCTCATCCTGCCCTGGGCCGTCCCCGGATTCGTCTCCGTCTTCGCCTGGCGGTTCCTCTTCAACCGCGACAACGGCATCCTCAACAAGATCCTCGAAGGCGGCGGCATCTCCGCCGTCCCGTGGCTCGACGACCCGACCTGGGCCAAGATCGCGGTCATCGCCGTCAACGTCTGGCTCGGCGTCCCCTTCATGATGGTCGCCCTGCTCGGCGGCATGCAGTCGATCCCCGGCGAGCTCTACGAGGCGGCCGAGATGGACGGGGCCAGCCCCTGGCAGCGGTTCCGCCACATCACCCTGCCGGGACTGCGCACGGTCAGCATGACCGTGATCCTGCTCTCCACCATCTGGACCTTCA
Protein-coding sequences here:
- a CDS encoding extracellular solute-binding protein, translating into MRRGIAATALVAALALAATACGGDTKDGGNSGAKADGELSGTVTWWDTSNDAEKASFQKLAEAFTAKHPKVTVKYVNVPYGDAQNKVKNAFSSGSEAPDVIRADVGWVADFASLGYLAEVPADTAKKVDAEFLPQAAASGKYEGKTYAVPQVIDTMGLFYNKKMLADAGVQPPKTLEEVKTAAAAIKAKTGKAGLYLRGDDSYWFLPLIYGEGGDLVDAKTKTVTVDNAAGVKAFKAARDLVTSGAAITNATDGWTNMQTAFKSGEAAMMINGPWAVADSYAGDQFKDKANLGIAAVPAGSVKAGAPQGGHDLAVYAGSKNIAAANAFVDYMTSQEVQVQSAKELSLLPTRTAAYEQPEVKSSEMVQFFKPAVDKAVERAWIPENGSLFEPLKVEYTKAITGASSPEDAAKAAGAEFRKILKGWK
- a CDS encoding carbohydrate ABC transporter permease is translated as MAAHTSQSVAKAADGETGPDAGSAVRGRSRRTDGNAGAKAGGKSGGSNRPGLKRALATHWYAWAMITPVVLVLGVIIGWPLVRGVYLSLTDATERNVGRTIGVNHIEATYQFIGLDNYAEVLADPVFLQRLVWTVTWTVACVSVTFALGLGLATLLNREFKGRAAYRMALILPWAVPGFVSVFAWRFLFNRDNGILNKILEGGGISAVPWLDDPTWAKIAVIAVNVWLGVPFMMVALLGGMQSIPGELYEAAEMDGASPWQRFRHITLPGLRTVSMTVILLSTIWTFNMFPVIFLLTRGGPGDSTEILVTQAFREAFVTSPRDFAVSATWGVLILLLLTMFALVYRRSLRKQGEVW